Proteins encoded in a region of the Elaeis guineensis isolate ETL-2024a chromosome 7, EG11, whole genome shotgun sequence genome:
- the LOC105049304 gene encoding LOW QUALITY PROTEIN: putative inactive cadmium/zinc-transporting ATPase HMA3 (The sequence of the model RefSeq protein was modified relative to this genomic sequence to represent the inferred CDS: inserted 1 base in 1 codon): MIIFPMEPLSKERPPFMQPPIHSTAFPQQREIRFSVIGTEILSNTQRERLKMGEVGNDKRNSAVKYQKSYFDVLGLCCSSEVPLIEKILKPLDGIQKVSVIVPSKTVIVVHDSLLISPLQIVKALNQARLEATIRAYGTDGIIKKWPSPYILACGVLLLISLFKRFFHPLRWFALAAVAVGAPPIIFRSIAAIRRYTLDINILMLIAVGGAVALSDYSEAGFIVFLFTVAEWLEARASRKATAGMSLLMNMAPQKAVLAETGQVIDARDVKIDTILAVKAGEVIPIDGVVVDGRSEVDERSLTGESFPXAKQAQSLVWAGTVNIDGYISVRTTALAEHSAVAKMARLVEEAQNSRSKTQRMIDSCAKYYTPAVVIAAAGFAVIPLIQRAHNPKHWFQLALVLLVSACPCALVLSTPVATFCALLKAARTGLLIKGGDVLEALARIKVVAFDKTGTITRGEFAVVEFCSINNEVTLHELLYWVASIESKSSHPMASALVDYARSNSIEPKPDCVREFHIYPGEGICGEIHGKTIYIGKKRIAARASCETVPQLEDMKEGVTMGYVFSGNVPVGVFTLSDTCRTGSAEAIKELKLLGIKTAMLTGDSTAAAMHAQNQLGHAIEELHAELLPEDKVRIINELKSSEGYIAMVGDGMNDAPALAMADVGISMGISGSAVAMETSHITLMSNDIKKIPKAIRLARKTHFKIIGNIFFSIITKIAILALAFAGHPLLWAAVLADVGTCLLVILNSMMLLPTRTPKEKKCCGSSHKSLVQRPTCVDHCAKGACRSTSTCGQLNSSSCLDEHSCHDSNEAEELRMHSNCEKEDCHKESLSPYCCEESVKHTINASQEHLISITPALEHQHDHLQKKHCRRHAACNRKPNIREDCRSHVTCGDRPLDNNSSRASANICSNTNKNDTGKCCKSDREECKRRDGCLSSQEIVRDTGGCCRSYMKKCGKKDSCCSGSMIPEIITE; encoded by the exons atgatcatatTCCCCATGGAACCATTAAGCAAAGAACGCCCTCCATTTATGCAACCTCCAATCCACAGCACAGCATTTCCACAACAGAGAGAGATCAGGTTCTCTGTGATTGGCACCGAGATCCTCTCCAACACTCAAAGAG AAAGATTAAAAATGGGAGAAGTGGGAAATGACAAGAGAAACAGCGCAGTGAAATATCAAAAGAGCTACTTTGATGTCTTGGGCCTCTGCTGCTCCTCTGAAGTACCCCTGATTGAGAAGATTTTAAAGCCTTTGGACGGCATCCAGAAGGTCTCTGTGATTGTTCCTTCCAAGACGGTCATAGTAGTCCATGACAGCCTCCTCATTTCTCCTCTTCAGATTG TTAAAGCTCTAAACCAGGCGAGGCTCGAAGCCACGATTCGTGCATATGGCACAGATGGTATCATCAAGAAATGGCCAAGTCCTTATATATTGGCCTGTGGTGTGCTGCTGCTGATCTCCTTGTTTAAAAGGTTCTTCCATCCCCTGCGTTGGTTTGCTTTAGCAGCGGTCGCCGTCGGTGCGCCACCAATTATATTCAGAAGCATCGCTGCAATTCGGAGATACACACTAGACATCAACATCCTCATGTTGATTGCAG tTGGTGGGGCCGTTGCTCTTAGTGACTACTCAGAGGCAGGTTTCATTGTCTTCCTTTTCACTGTAGCTGAATGGTTGGAAGCAAGGGCCAGTCGCAAG GCCACCGCCGGGATGTCGTTGCTGATGAACATGGCCCCACAGAAGGCTGTTCTAGCCGAAACAGGCCAAGTCATTGACGCCCGAGATGTAAAGATCGATACGATCCTTGCCGTCAAAGCCGGAGAAGTCATCCCAATCGATGGTGTGGTAGTTGATGGGAGGAGTGAAGTTGATGAGAGAAGCCTGACAGGAGAGTCCTTTC TTGCCAAGCAAGCCCAGTCCTTGGTTTGGGCCGGCACAGTCAATATAGATG GTTACATCAGTGTGAGGACAACTGCTTTGGCTGAGCACTCTGCGGTGGCCAAAATGGCAAGGCTGGTAGAAGAAGCCCAAAACAGCAGGTCCAAGACCCAGAGAATGATAGATTCTTGTGCCAAGTATTACACACCAG CTGTGGTGATAGCAGCAGCAGGCTTTGCAGTGATTCCTTTGATACAGAGAGCCCATAATCCCAAACACTGGTTCCAGTTAGCACTGGTCCTTCTCGTGAGTGCCTGCCCATGCGCACTAGTGCTATCCACTCCTGTTGCAACCTTCTGTGCACTCTTGAAGGCAGCAAGGACAGGACTTCTCATCAAAGGAGGGGATGTTCTTGAAGCCCTGGCCAGGATTAAAGTAGTGGCTTTTGACAAGACAGGGACCATCACAAGAGGAGAGTTTGCTGTTGTCGAGTTTTGTTCCATCAACAATGAGGTCACCCTGCATGAACTTCTTTACTG GGTTGCAAGCATCGAGAGTAAATCAAGCCACCCAATGGCATCTGCACTTGTTGACTATGCTCGGTCAAATTCCATTGAACCAAAACCAGACTGCGTGAGAGAATTTCACATCTATCCTGGAGAGGGAATTTGTGGAGAAATACATGGAAAAACCATTTATATTGGAAAAAAAAGAATCGCAGCAAGGGCATCATGTGAAACAG TTCCACAACTGGAAGACATGAAGGAAGGAGTTACTATGGGGTACGTCTTCTCTGGAAATGTACCAGTTGGAGTATTTACTCTCTCCGACACCTGCCGGACAGGATCTGCAGAAGCTATCAAGGAGTTAAAGTTGCTAGGTATAAAAACTGCAATGCTTACTGGAGACAGCACTGCAGCAGCCATGCATGCCCAGAATCAG CTAGGGCATGCCATAGAAGAGCTTCATGCGGAACTTCTACCAGAAGACAAAGTGCGTATCATCAATGAGCTCAAGAGCAGTGAAGGATACATAGCAATGGTTGGAGATGGGATGAATGATGCACCTGCATTGGCCATGGCTGATGTGGGGATCTCAATGGGCATATCGGGTTCTGCAGTTGCAATGGAGACCAGCCACATAACCCTCATGTCAAATGATATCAAGAAGATCCCAAAAGCCATCCGACTAGCAAGGAAGACACATTTCAAGATCATTGGGAACATTTTCTTCTCCATAATCACCAAAATCGCCATCCTTGCACTGGCTTTTGCTGGCCATCCACTTCTCTGGGCAGCTGTCCTCGCTGATGTTGGCACATGCCTACTTGTAATCTTGAACAGCATGATGTTGTTACCAACAAGAACCCCAAAGGAGAAGAAATGCTGTGGTTCTTCGCACAAATCGCTTGTGCAAAGGCCTACATGTGTAGACCACTGTGCCAAAGGTGCATGCAGATCCACAAGCACTTGTGGACAATTAAACAGTTCGAGTTGCCTAGATGAACATAGTTGCCATGACAGCAATGAGGCAGAGGAATTAAGGATGCACAGCAATTGCGAGAAAGAAGACTGTCACAAGGAATCACTAAGTCCTTATTGTTGTGAGGAATCAGTTAAACACACAATCAATGCAAGCCAAGAGCACCTGATTTCAATCACTCCAGCATTGGAGCATCAACATGATCACTTGCAGAAAAAGCACTGTAGGAGGCATGCTGCATGCAACCGCAAACCCAATATAAGAGAGGACTGTAGAAGCCATGTCACATGTGGGGATCGGCCATTGGACAACAACTCCTCAAGGGCATCAGCAAACATTTGCAGCAACACAAACAAGAATGACACAGGTAAGTGCTGCAAAAGTGATAGGGAAGAATGCAAGAGGAGAGATGGTTGCTTATCTTCACAAGAGATCGTGAGAGACACTGGTGGGTGTTGTAGGAGCTACATGAAGAAATGCGGAAAGAAAGACAGTTGCTGCAGTGGCAGCATGATACCGGAGATCATTACAGAGTAG